A region of Thermococcus piezophilus DNA encodes the following proteins:
- a CDS encoding PadR family transcriptional regulator, with protein MKYRDFLTLHVLHHAGREPITGTFMMEELKRHDYHVSPGTIYPLLHSMEKSGLLKSRWEIREGRRVRIYEITDPGRKALEEGKARVRELCRELLEE; from the coding sequence ATGAAGTACCGCGACTTCCTAACTCTGCACGTCCTCCACCACGCAGGGAGGGAGCCCATCACGGGCACCTTTATGATGGAGGAACTCAAAAGACACGACTACCACGTCAGCCCAGGGACAATATACCCACTCCTGCACAGCATGGAAAAAAGTGGACTCTTAAAGAGCCGCTGGGAGATCAGGGAAGGGAGGCGCGTCAGAATCTACGAGATAACCGATCCTGGAAGAAAAGCACTGGAGGAAGGTAAGGCAAGGGTTAGAGAGCTCTGCAGGGAGCTGCTGGAGGAATGA
- a CDS encoding DUF2240 family protein, with translation MHPLKSAITYKGSTEFTRSELVGILAFKLRLMDVKSAKELIERSIESGLLVEKDGILVINEALLESEEESEDLFNALVEYIARSLGWDENDVLEGIKAMRERYGDLDERLLAYLFGLDKGVDMSKFKDRLEV, from the coding sequence GTGCACCCTCTGAAAAGTGCGATAACATACAAAGGCTCTACTGAGTTCACGAGGAGTGAGCTGGTTGGAATACTCGCCTTCAAGCTCAGATTAATGGACGTCAAGTCGGCCAAAGAGCTGATTGAAAGGTCGATCGAGAGCGGTCTCCTCGTGGAAAAAGACGGAATTCTGGTCATCAATGAGGCCCTGCTCGAGAGCGAGGAGGAGAGCGAGGATCTCTTCAATGCCCTGGTGGAGTACATCGCCCGTTCCCTTGGCTGGGACGAGAATGATGTCCTTGAGGGGATAAAAGCTATGCGCGAGCGCTACGGCGACCTCGACGAGAGGCTTTTAGCTTATCTCTTTGGTCTCGACAAGGGCGTTGACATGTCGAAGTTTAAGGATAGACTTGAGGTCTGA
- a CDS encoding MFS transporter, translating to MEKKEQKILGVSWNVFLLGIVSFLNDMSSEMIAPVVPTYLTDVLGIGKAASGSIMGLIESLSSLFKVLFGYFSDRFRKRKLFVAFGYLFSTITKGALAFVHSWWDFVTLRILDRVGKGIRTAPRDALIAESSEKGKTGKSFGFHRMMDTLGAVAGPLTAIAILELLKSLPAETAYRYLFLLSAIPGLIGVVIVILLVKDKGGEVKKVKGISALKSKNLRLFLLVVAIGALGRYSYAFTLWKAKELGFSVVQGLGFYALFNLIYALSAYPIGTYSDTFGKKKMITIGFGLAALTSLTFAYAKDPYTLIAAFVLYGLYIAIEDTIPRAYMADLAKEFEKGTVIGAYHTVFGVFVFPASVIAGWLWQSYSLTYSFTFAALMNMLAMGLMVFVRE from the coding sequence ATGGAGAAGAAAGAACAGAAAATTCTGGGAGTGAGCTGGAACGTCTTCCTGCTCGGAATAGTCAGCTTCCTCAACGACATGAGCAGCGAGATGATAGCCCCAGTTGTGCCCACTTATCTAACTGACGTGCTCGGAATAGGAAAGGCCGCGAGCGGTTCGATAATGGGCCTCATCGAAAGCCTGAGCTCGCTGTTTAAAGTGCTCTTCGGCTACTTCAGCGACCGCTTTAGAAAAAGGAAGCTCTTCGTGGCCTTCGGCTACCTGTTTTCCACTATCACCAAGGGGGCCCTTGCATTCGTCCACTCGTGGTGGGACTTTGTAACCCTAAGGATTCTCGACAGGGTGGGCAAAGGAATAAGAACCGCCCCGAGGGACGCGCTTATAGCTGAATCAAGCGAGAAGGGAAAGACGGGCAAGTCCTTCGGCTTCCATAGGATGATGGACACCCTTGGAGCGGTGGCCGGACCGCTCACGGCGATAGCGATTTTGGAGCTACTCAAAAGCCTGCCCGCGGAAACCGCCTACCGTTATCTCTTCCTGCTCTCAGCTATTCCAGGCTTAATTGGAGTCGTCATCGTCATACTGCTGGTCAAAGACAAAGGTGGCGAGGTAAAGAAGGTAAAGGGCATCTCGGCTCTCAAATCTAAGAACCTGCGCCTTTTCCTGCTCGTGGTTGCCATTGGCGCGCTCGGGAGGTACAGCTACGCCTTCACCCTCTGGAAGGCGAAAGAGCTCGGCTTCTCAGTCGTTCAGGGACTGGGCTTTTACGCGCTTTTCAACCTAATCTACGCCCTATCAGCCTATCCCATCGGGACTTACTCGGACACATTCGGAAAGAAGAAGATGATAACCATTGGCTTTGGCCTGGCAGCACTCACTTCCCTCACTTTTGCCTACGCCAAGGACCCATACACGCTCATAGCGGCCTTCGTTCTCTACGGCCTCTACATAGCCATCGAGGACACTATTCCGAGGGCCTACATGGCTGACTTAGCGAAGGAATTCGAGAAGGGAACGGTAATAGGAGCATACCACACCGTCTTCGGAGTTTTCGTCTTCCCAGCGTCTGTCATAGCGGGCTGGCTCTGGCAGAGTTATTCACTGACCTACTCATTCACCTTCGCGGCGCTGATGAACATGCTGGCGATGGGACTGATGGTTTTCGTAAGGGAATGA
- a CDS encoding DUF4152 family protein codes for MRIVAADTGGAVLDEKYNPVGLIATAAVLVEKPYRTATLSIVKYANPFNYDLGGRQAIRDEALLAVKLTRKVKPDVVHLDSTLGGIEIRKLDDVTIDALRISDRGKAVWHELRKDLQPLARRFWEDTGIEILAVGKESVSVRIAEIFSGLYSAKWALEYARENGKAIVGLPRYMKVEIRPGKIYGESLDPREGGLYGEIEAETEGIAWELYPNPLVRTFMVLEVWKE; via the coding sequence ATGAGGATAGTGGCTGCCGACACTGGCGGAGCAGTGCTCGATGAGAAATACAATCCGGTGGGGCTTATAGCAACCGCCGCTGTGCTCGTCGAGAAGCCCTACAGAACCGCAACGCTGAGCATCGTTAAGTACGCCAACCCGTTCAACTACGACCTCGGCGGGAGGCAGGCGATAAGGGACGAGGCCTTACTGGCGGTGAAGCTCACCAGAAAGGTCAAGCCCGACGTTGTTCACCTGGACTCAACGCTCGGAGGAATCGAGATTAGGAAGCTCGACGACGTGACCATCGATGCCCTCAGGATTTCAGACAGGGGAAAGGCGGTCTGGCACGAGCTCAGGAAGGACCTCCAGCCTTTAGCGAGACGTTTCTGGGAGGACACTGGGATAGAGATACTTGCGGTTGGTAAGGAGAGCGTTTCGGTTAGGATAGCGGAGATCTTCTCGGGCCTCTACTCAGCCAAGTGGGCGCTGGAATACGCGAGGGAGAACGGAAAAGCTATCGTTGGCCTGCCGAGATACATGAAGGTCGAAATTCGCCCTGGGAAGATCTACGGTGAGAGCCTAGACCCAAGGGAGGGTGGCCTCTACGGTGAAATCGAGGCAGAAACTGAAGGCATTGCCTGGGAGCTCTACCCCAACCCGCTCGTGAGAACCTTTATGGTGCTCGAGGTGTGGAAGGAGTA
- a CDS encoding nicotinamidase, which yields MPEEALIVVDMQRDFMPGGTLPVPDGDKIISKCNGYIKNFKKRGALIVATRDWHPKNHISFKAQGGPWPRHCVQDTPGAEFVVELPQDAVIISKATEPDKEAYSGFEGTNLAEILRENGVKSVYVCGVATEYCVKATALDAVKNGFETYLLLDAVKGIKPEDEELALKELEKAGVKLLPSL from the coding sequence ATGCCCGAGGAGGCGCTTATCGTTGTGGACATGCAGAGGGATTTCATGCCCGGTGGGACACTGCCAGTCCCAGATGGGGATAAAATTATCTCCAAGTGCAACGGGTACATCAAGAATTTCAAGAAGCGCGGGGCTCTGATAGTTGCCACCCGCGACTGGCACCCTAAGAACCATATCAGCTTCAAGGCACAGGGTGGGCCGTGGCCGAGGCACTGCGTTCAGGACACTCCGGGAGCAGAGTTTGTCGTTGAGCTGCCTCAGGATGCGGTGATAATCTCAAAGGCAACCGAGCCAGACAAGGAAGCCTATTCTGGCTTCGAGGGGACGAATCTGGCAGAAATTCTGAGGGAGAATGGGGTAAAGAGTGTCTACGTCTGCGGCGTCGCAACTGAGTACTGCGTTAAAGCTACCGCCTTGGATGCCGTCAAGAACGGCTTTGAGACTTACCTGCTCCTCGACGCGGTTAAGGGAATTAAGCCTGAAGACGAGGAGCTGGCTCTGAAGGAGCTTGAGAAAGCTGGCGTGAAGCTCCTTCCCTCTTTATGA
- a CDS encoding hotdog fold thioesterase codes for MEQRTHRLTSERLVGKPMKIEDGYAEVVLETTEEMAVDEYGLVHGGFTFGLADYAAMLVVNEPTVVLGKAEVKFLKPVKAGERLLAKAKVEEDLGRKKLVKAEVFNGKNEKVFEGAFHCYVLEKHVLE; via the coding sequence ATGGAGCAGAGAACTCACAGGCTAACCTCTGAAAGGCTCGTTGGAAAGCCCATGAAGATTGAAGACGGCTACGCTGAGGTGGTTCTTGAGACGACGGAAGAGATGGCCGTCGACGAGTACGGCCTCGTTCACGGCGGCTTCACCTTCGGGCTTGCCGATTATGCTGCTATGTTGGTGGTGAACGAGCCGACCGTCGTCCTTGGAAAGGCAGAGGTAAAGTTCCTCAAGCCGGTCAAGGCAGGCGAAAGACTACTCGCAAAGGCGAAGGTTGAGGAAGACCTGGGTAGAAAGAAGCTCGTGAAAGCCGAAGTGTTCAACGGGAAGAACGAGAAGGTCTTTGAAGGAGCCTTCCACTGCTACGTCCTTGAGAAGCACGTCCTCGAGTGA
- a CDS encoding S-layer protein, with the protein MKKALAMFVSLAILSSLFMPVQGAVAGINSANSIIVLPTTKIVNGVPLHIGEDAITGSRLGAFLVLNGISHGTYTATVSVPVEYHSVIIPDNNQTYKLNPIDMPDVGINVSDQPVGHAVVVQVNFSRVSFNSTKGMVEFLDRSIEIIFNENTTPLNIGGDYKVVPTTVDGRDTMYFYFYTEADSESKGFGDSIIVGGWKIKMLDINLDVSKMLIELTYPSGLIKTKTMTKDKYYVMYVDANGAEDFEEYDTYPSARINELLEAGARNVFLFTPTDFFVGINNVQMVTYDYWYYEKVKQYSDGDVYNGQWVWDIDPANGLYTLYLHVNESLASFPRVFIGEGDSIKLPTEWGLELTAVFTRDENGAITGVEGYRFVRVATVTRTISITAPKVEATGNVYDFIIEDTDLTSLPSDKNVIIIGGWVSNKAWILLEDVYGKAVIDAIKAEVEQNGYVIKEMDNSENPQYKVIILAGRTYEETKLAVEKFMGEN; encoded by the coding sequence ATGAAAAAGGCTTTAGCAATGTTTGTGAGCCTTGCGATTCTGAGCTCACTTTTCATGCCAGTTCAGGGAGCCGTTGCGGGCATTAACTCCGCTAACTCCATAATAGTTCTTCCCACAACCAAGATAGTGAACGGTGTGCCGCTCCACATCGGTGAAGATGCGATAACCGGCTCGAGGCTTGGGGCTTTTCTGGTTCTCAATGGCATATCTCATGGAACTTACACCGCCACCGTTTCTGTTCCGGTTGAGTATCACAGTGTGATAATTCCCGATAACAACCAGACATACAAGCTCAATCCCATTGACATGCCTGACGTTGGGATAAACGTCAGTGACCAGCCGGTTGGTCATGCGGTTGTCGTTCAGGTCAACTTCTCTCGGGTTAGTTTCAACTCTACCAAGGGGATGGTGGAGTTCCTCGACAGGAGCATCGAAATAATATTCAACGAGAACACCACCCCCCTTAACATTGGAGGGGACTACAAGGTTGTCCCAACGACTGTGGACGGCAGGGACACTATGTACTTCTACTTTTACACAGAGGCCGATTCGGAATCCAAGGGCTTTGGAGATTCTATCATCGTTGGGGGATGGAAGATAAAAATGCTGGATATAAATCTCGACGTTTCCAAGATGCTCATCGAACTGACCTACCCCAGCGGCCTCATCAAGACCAAAACGATGACTAAGGACAAGTACTACGTTATGTATGTCGATGCCAACGGTGCGGAGGATTTCGAGGAGTACGATACCTATCCATCGGCCAGAATAAACGAGCTTCTCGAAGCTGGGGCGAGGAACGTCTTCCTCTTCACCCCGACGGACTTCTTCGTGGGGATAAACAACGTGCAGATGGTTACCTATGACTACTGGTACTACGAGAAGGTCAAGCAGTACTCGGATGGCGATGTCTATAATGGACAGTGGGTGTGGGATATAGACCCGGCCAATGGGCTCTACACCCTGTACCTCCACGTGAACGAGAGCCTCGCGAGCTTCCCGAGGGTCTTTATTGGAGAGGGAGATTCTATAAAGCTACCCACTGAGTGGGGTCTTGAACTAACTGCTGTTTTCACGAGGGATGAGAACGGCGCCATAACCGGAGTTGAAGGCTACCGCTTCGTCCGCGTTGCCACAGTTACCCGGACGATCTCAATAACCGCCCCAAAGGTTGAAGCGACTGGGAACGTCTACGACTTCATCATCGAGGACACCGACCTTACAAGCCTGCCATCTGACAAGAACGTCATCATCATCGGTGGATGGGTTAGCAACAAGGCTTGGATTTTACTCGAGGATGTCTACGGTAAGGCGGTTATTGACGCCATCAAGGCCGAAGTGGAGCAGAACGGGTACGTGATAAAGGAGATGGACAATTCGGAGAATCCTCAGTACAAGGTGATAATACTCGCCGGAAGGACCTATGAGGAAACTAAACTTGCTGTGGAAAAGTTCATGGGAGAAAATTAA
- a CDS encoding MFS transporter, with amino-acid sequence MSLQNYRGFSRDAWLLVAYSFISWLGGNIAWFIFPFYLKSLGFNYAGIGIIFSLSTLAQASVLLFSGPLGTRIGYKNAVLLGVSLMFLGRAFQVFYPTIAMLTLGGVLIGIGLAFESPSYMALLSGEVSDEKRHYLFSLSSAMGTIGSAVGLLLAGFLSRYMSYREVFALVLFIIPIRFLLVLFVKSVLANTEKRLDLNRRLLLKIGRFALPSALIGLGAGVTIPYMGLYFNQRFGTSLESIGWLFALQQFIMGIGMFVLPMIADRLGSVKTIVSFNGSASFLIAVMPFSSTFLIAAVIYTVRTILMNIVNPIWNSFMMGFFSKEERSTVMALNNLSWTATFGLGQYIGGMILDFSLTWPFLITALLYALSMAVFWGLFHGAETKDYKSPSA; translated from the coding sequence ATGTCGCTGCAGAATTACAGAGGCTTTAGCAGGGACGCTTGGCTGCTCGTCGCGTATTCGTTCATATCTTGGTTGGGTGGCAACATAGCATGGTTCATATTCCCCTTCTACCTCAAATCGCTCGGTTTCAATTACGCTGGCATAGGTATCATCTTCTCGCTCTCGACGCTGGCCCAGGCGAGCGTTCTACTGTTTTCGGGGCCACTGGGGACGAGAATAGGATATAAGAATGCCGTTCTCCTTGGTGTCTCACTAATGTTCCTAGGGAGAGCCTTTCAGGTTTTCTACCCGACGATTGCAATGCTCACGTTAGGTGGAGTACTCATAGGAATCGGCCTCGCCTTTGAGAGCCCCTCCTACATGGCCCTGCTGAGCGGTGAGGTGAGCGATGAAAAGAGGCACTATCTCTTCAGCCTTTCCTCCGCGATGGGAACCATTGGTTCCGCAGTCGGTCTCCTCTTAGCCGGCTTCCTGTCAAGGTACATGAGTTATCGAGAGGTCTTTGCCCTCGTGCTCTTTATAATCCCTATAAGGTTCCTGCTCGTGCTCTTCGTAAAGTCCGTGTTGGCGAACACCGAGAAGAGGCTCGACCTCAACAGGAGACTGCTCCTTAAAATCGGCCGCTTTGCATTGCCAAGTGCCCTCATCGGCCTCGGTGCAGGTGTTACCATCCCATACATGGGTCTCTATTTCAACCAGCGCTTTGGCACTAGCTTGGAAAGCATCGGCTGGCTCTTTGCCCTCCAGCAGTTCATAATGGGCATTGGAATGTTCGTCCTTCCAATGATAGCCGACAGGCTCGGCAGCGTTAAGACCATAGTTTCCTTCAACGGGAGCGCCAGCTTCCTGATAGCGGTCATGCCCTTCTCCTCAACCTTCCTCATAGCGGCGGTCATCTACACGGTGAGGACAATCCTCATGAACATAGTCAATCCGATATGGAACTCCTTCATGATGGGCTTCTTCTCCAAGGAGGAGCGCTCAACGGTGATGGCACTCAACAACCTCTCTTGGACGGCAACCTTCGGGCTGGGGCAGTATATCGGCGGTATGATCCTCGACTTCTCCCTCACCTGGCCGTTCCTGATAACGGCCCTCCTCTACGCACTCTCCATGGCGGTCTTCTGGGGGTTATTTCATGGGGCAGAGACAAAAGATTATAAGTCTCCATCGGCCTAA
- a CDS encoding AI-2E family transporter, producing MRTEVAAWTVTILLILYTSWRAVSPLLTPIFFGLVLAYAVYPIHRRLIPRFGEARSALLLTIGMVGLGGVITADLIMISAQVASSFYYNVVDFFNWLMTQPLPTGVSDFIQSFSEQFVPKLSEYLSTRAFSLPTYILQLVTFLFVFYYALANSTSIREQIKLSLPEKNRRLGEEILESVSRTLSALVRAWLLLNVVKGVLMTLGFIIFRVSDMYTAIVAGFLTFFFSFVPLFEGWMIWLIAAAYFVKEGMYLHAVGISIYGAALVSPLPDYTIRPRLVAKNADLDETLVFIGMVGGTWAMGIKGLIIGPIVLNLLLTLLKEWKRLIKREGASRQLSQAPSEPAPRLQA from the coding sequence ATGCGAACCGAAGTAGCCGCCTGGACCGTGACAATCCTCCTCATACTGTACACCTCATGGAGGGCAGTCAGCCCTCTACTCACGCCTATATTCTTTGGCCTTGTCTTAGCCTATGCAGTTTATCCGATCCACAGGAGGCTCATCCCAAGGTTCGGAGAGGCTAGATCAGCCCTCCTTCTGACGATTGGAATGGTGGGCCTCGGTGGAGTCATAACGGCCGACCTGATAATGATTTCCGCCCAAGTGGCATCTTCCTTCTACTACAACGTCGTGGACTTCTTCAACTGGCTCATGACCCAGCCCCTTCCGACTGGGGTTTCGGACTTCATCCAGAGCTTTTCCGAGCAGTTCGTACCGAAGCTCTCTGAATACCTATCAACACGGGCGTTCTCACTTCCCACGTACATCCTTCAGCTGGTTACGTTCCTGTTCGTGTTCTACTACGCGCTGGCCAACTCAACGAGTATAAGGGAGCAGATCAAGCTTTCCCTGCCAGAAAAAAACAGACGCCTGGGTGAGGAGATACTGGAGAGCGTGAGCAGAACCCTGAGCGCGCTGGTCAGGGCGTGGCTCCTGCTCAACGTTGTGAAAGGCGTACTCATGACGCTCGGCTTCATAATCTTCCGCGTCTCTGACATGTACACTGCCATAGTTGCCGGCTTTCTAACGTTCTTCTTCAGCTTTGTGCCACTCTTCGAGGGCTGGATGATATGGCTGATAGCTGCAGCCTACTTCGTCAAGGAGGGCATGTACCTCCACGCAGTTGGCATCTCCATCTATGGGGCAGCCTTAGTATCGCCGCTGCCAGACTACACCATAAGGCCGCGCCTCGTGGCGAAGAACGCAGACCTCGACGAGACGCTGGTCTTCATCGGGATGGTGGGCGGAACGTGGGCGATGGGAATCAAGGGCCTCATAATAGGGCCTATAGTGCTGAACCTCCTGCTGACGCTCCTAAAAGAGTGGAAAAGACTCATAAAGAGGGAAGGAGCTTCACGCCAGCTTTCTCAAGCTCCTTCAGAGCCAGCTCCTCGTCTTCAGGCTTAA
- a CDS encoding DHH family phosphoesterase encodes MVVRDCPECHGTGKVKVGEKECEVCNGWGYVPADFKLDKQLKGYRNLDYLGVDDEVDEIPCPECHGKGVVPVYDTCPTCGGTGRVLACDICGKVKGPWEPGMETTWVCPDCMRKYKVVYILDKTCDYEDVEVGNIYKGTIDRVERFGVFVKLNPHVTGLIKRKDLLGSRDYVPGQEILVQVLDVRPDKREVDLIESTLKHYKEVVVRKELPVTPIGELKNDMAGKTVRIRGRVTQIQVTGGPTVFTITDGTGITWAAAFEAPGVRAYPNINVGDIIEIIGKIAFHSGEIQVEVSDMARLWGPEAAAVKKKIEEELDRKAQPEDVGFLVESEVLEKLKPKIMKAAFMIRRAIYEGRPILLRHHADADGYTSGLALEYAIVPLIEEVSPDPGARWKLFKRRPSRAPFYELEDALKDIIFMVEDHEKFGDPLPLVVIVDNGGTSEDIPAYKRIRAYGVPIVVIDHHDPREWVSEDKAAVDEYVDVHVNPHHIKRGYYELTAGMLATEVARYINPAVEDKIKHLPAIAGTGDRSNAPEFYQYLEIAKKAKGLTEEDLKKIAEVIDHEAYFWKFMDGHGIIDEILLLTGNLQRHRMLIDAIYPEVREKQEKALRASLPHVKSVVLPNGIRFNTIDIELYAPKFSYPSPGKLSGLIHDHFKEKYGEDSPILTLAYGPDFAVVRASDGMAAYKFDLNEIIPKLQEALPSAGIEGGGHSYAGSIKFFEGMRKEVLEEFAKQVLKLKKSS; translated from the coding sequence ATGGTCGTTAGAGACTGTCCCGAGTGTCACGGAACGGGTAAAGTCAAGGTCGGCGAGAAGGAGTGTGAGGTGTGCAACGGCTGGGGCTACGTTCCGGCTGATTTTAAGCTCGACAAGCAGCTCAAAGGCTACAGGAATTTGGATTACCTCGGTGTTGATGATGAGGTTGATGAGATTCCCTGTCCAGAGTGTCACGGTAAGGGCGTCGTTCCCGTCTACGACACCTGCCCTACCTGTGGCGGAACTGGAAGGGTTCTCGCCTGCGACATCTGCGGAAAAGTTAAGGGGCCTTGGGAGCCTGGCATGGAAACTACCTGGGTCTGTCCAGACTGTATGCGGAAGTACAAGGTCGTCTACATCCTCGATAAGACCTGCGACTACGAGGATGTTGAGGTCGGCAACATCTATAAGGGAACCATTGACAGAGTAGAGCGCTTCGGAGTCTTTGTCAAGCTTAACCCCCATGTAACGGGCCTCATCAAGAGGAAAGACCTTCTTGGCAGCAGGGATTACGTTCCGGGTCAGGAGATACTCGTTCAGGTTCTCGATGTGAGGCCTGACAAGCGCGAGGTCGACCTCATAGAGTCGACCCTCAAGCACTACAAGGAGGTCGTCGTTAGAAAAGAGCTTCCGGTTACGCCGATTGGTGAACTCAAGAATGACATGGCCGGGAAAACCGTGAGGATACGCGGTAGGGTCACTCAGATACAGGTCACCGGCGGCCCTACGGTCTTCACTATAACCGACGGAACGGGCATAACATGGGCGGCCGCCTTTGAGGCACCGGGCGTTAGGGCCTATCCTAACATAAACGTCGGCGACATCATTGAGATAATCGGAAAGATAGCCTTCCACTCCGGCGAGATACAGGTAGAAGTCAGCGACATGGCCCGCCTCTGGGGTCCGGAGGCGGCTGCAGTAAAGAAGAAAATCGAGGAGGAGCTCGACAGGAAGGCCCAGCCCGAGGACGTTGGCTTCCTCGTGGAGAGCGAGGTTCTGGAGAAGCTCAAGCCGAAGATAATGAAGGCCGCCTTCATGATAAGGCGTGCCATCTACGAGGGCAGGCCGATACTGCTGAGGCACCACGCGGATGCGGACGGCTATACCTCTGGTCTGGCGCTCGAATATGCAATAGTCCCGCTCATCGAGGAAGTTTCCCCGGACCCCGGCGCGAGGTGGAAGCTCTTCAAGCGCAGACCGAGCAGGGCGCCCTTCTACGAGCTTGAGGATGCCCTCAAGGACATAATCTTCATGGTCGAGGACCACGAGAAGTTCGGCGATCCATTACCGCTCGTCGTCATAGTAGACAACGGCGGAACCAGTGAGGACATTCCTGCCTACAAGCGCATCAGGGCCTACGGCGTTCCGATAGTCGTCATCGACCACCACGACCCGAGGGAATGGGTAAGCGAGGACAAAGCCGCCGTCGATGAGTACGTCGACGTCCACGTCAACCCCCACCACATCAAGCGCGGCTACTACGAACTAACCGCCGGAATGCTGGCAACTGAAGTGGCCCGCTACATAAACCCGGCAGTGGAGGACAAGATAAAGCATCTGCCAGCCATAGCCGGAACCGGCGACAGGAGTAACGCACCAGAGTTCTACCAGTACCTTGAGATCGCCAAGAAGGCGAAGGGTCTAACCGAGGAGGACCTCAAGAAGATAGCCGAGGTTATAGACCACGAGGCCTACTTCTGGAAGTTCATGGACGGGCACGGCATAATCGACGAGATACTCCTCCTGACGGGCAACCTGCAGAGGCACAGAATGCTTATCGACGCAATTTATCCAGAGGTCAGGGAGAAGCAGGAGAAGGCCCTTAGAGCTTCACTGCCGCACGTCAAGAGCGTCGTCCTGCCGAACGGCATAAGGTTCAACACCATAGACATAGAGCTCTACGCACCGAAGTTCAGCTACCCGAGCCCCGGCAAGCTGAGTGGCCTGATCCACGACCACTTCAAGGAGAAGTACGGCGAAGACAGCCCGATATTAACCTTAGCCTACGGCCCGGACTTCGCGGTGGTGAGGGCTTCAGACGGCATGGCGGCATACAAATTCGACCTCAACGAGATAATACCCAAGCTCCAGGAGGCACTCCCGAGCGCTGGCATCGAGGGTGGCGGCCACAGCTACGCCGGCTCAATAAAGTTCTTCGAGGGTATGCGCAAGGAAGTGCTTGAGGAGTTCGCCAAGCAGGTGCTCAAGCTGAAGAAGAGCTCGTGA